From the genome of Medicago truncatula cultivar Jemalong A17 chromosome 2, MtrunA17r5.0-ANR, whole genome shotgun sequence:
aataatatattatactataaatggttagatttttttaaatatacaaaaataacgATGATATGAATAAATTTTTACTAATTTTGCAGCCACACAAGAAGAAGCTGCCACAGCTTACGACATGGCAGCTATTGAATATCGAGGACTTAATGCTGTTACCAATTTTGACCTCAGCCGCTATATTAAATGGCTTAAGCCTAATCACAACAACGATATTAACAAAATTAGCACCAAACTTATTGATTCTAACCCAACCTGTGAAACCAGTTTTATGCAAAAATTTACTAATCAAGAACAACAAGGACATAATTTCATCCATGCTCAAGATGAGTCATTAAATAATAATGGAGATGAAGCAGCAATAACACAGCCTCGAACAACTGGCACCACGTCGGCATTAGGTCTTTTGCTTCAATCATCAAAGTTTAAGGAGATGATGGAAATGACAAATGCTGCTGATTTATCCCCAACACCACAAAAATCATACACATTTCCTAATGACATTCAGACATACTTTCAGTGTGATATTAATTCTTCCACTACTAAATATGGGGAAGGGGATGATCTGTTCCATGACCTAAACTCTTTTGTGCCACCTTTATTTGATTCAGATGACTTTGATCTATGCTTAAAGGTCTAGGTAGCTAATGCTTCAATTTCAGccagaaacaaaaagaaactcaagttgattatttatttttttcatttattatttaaccTAGAATTACTTTCCAGTTTGTGTATATTGAAAATTTAACTGCTGATCTCAAGACATGggaaaagggaaagaagaagaaatcaagCTTAAGACGAAGGCTTATAAACAAAAAGCTTAAGAAGACATAGAAGATTGTATTGTTTGGGAAATTCATCTTGAACTGCAGTGATGAGATTGATGATTCTAAGGTGTAGCaaaatgtttaatttattgccattcaaaataaaatgtttagtTTATTTGTTATAGTTGTTAACACAATAAGCATATCCAAAGGGCTCCCAGAAAAATGGAGAAGCAGACATAAATATAAGTATTCActactcaatatttttttctaataatgaGAACTCTTGTATCatctttttttaatggcaaagtgttaattgttatgttagtttttctCTTTGCTAAGACTTAAACCTTAGACGTCCATCTCCTTAACCCTTAGCCCGAACCAGTTGAAAACCACCTAATCCCCCTTCTTGTATCATCAccttaatatttttacaaataagacTATCAAAGAGATGAAGATTCATCTTATAAGAGAAATAAGCTTGAGAGTTTTATGGGTGGagcttttgttttttgagaTCGGGGTGTTGATGTTGAGGGTGTTGGTCATAAAAGTTGAGTTGAGGGTGTTGATGAGGGGAGGATGCATAGCCATACGTCAACTGGTGATGGTGTGATTTTGTTAGGTGTTAGGTGTTTGTGACTTTTTTTTAGAATCTCGCTTTATTATGGTTATCATTTGGATTATGTGGTAACCTCAGGTTTGGTTCCATCTTGTCGCTGCTTACTCGTGAAATAAACTGAAaagcacaaaaaaataaaattgaaaagaaaaacttaaaaccTGAAATTTGAAAACTTGAAACTAAAAAACTACCCCAAACGCGGCTTTAACAAATACAAGTGATAATAAAAGTAAGCATTAAACAATTTAAATATGCGGCATTTAAGATGCATTCCTCAATACCCATTCCACTAAAGTTGATACACCAAATCCTGTTGCACAACGCTGCTTTTCATTCCACACAGGACCAGCCAAATCAATATGCATCCATTGAACCTTCTCGTCAACAAACTGCAAAATCATAATTGTttagaaaatcaaaacataacaGACCTCCAGAAATCATCCAATCCATTCCACGTGTAACACAGTAGAGGGGAACACAAGCACTCATACATAGAAACTCGAAAATGAGCATATCATTTAGATTATTATCTGTAGCACTACCTGGTTGCAATGGAGCATTGTTACTGAGAAAGTCACAATAAAATGATTAAGCACGTACCTGCTTTAAGAAAAGAGCAGCAGTAATAGCACCACCTTGACGACCACCGGTGTTCAACATATCAGCAACTCCTGATTTCATTGATTCCCAGTAACTTTCTTCCATTGGCATCCTCCATAGTTTCTCCCCGCTCACATCAGAAGCATCAAAAACTTCTTTAGCCAGGTCATCACTGGTTGTAAATGCACCTTTAGAAACATAGTTAGCATTAGTAATCAGCTGATAAATGAAACAGCAATTTAAAACCCAATAGTGGAAAAGCCACTATAATTGAGTATTTTCAAGGACGTCTCTTCCAGAGCTTAGGTCTTGTATTTCCCCAAGAGATAACAATTTTTATGTTCTGATAGTTTGGACTGTACAACCATAGAAGAATAATTATGATTGAAAGTTATTTAATAACCATTTGACCACTAAAAAAGTCATGTGACTTTATGTTTTAATCTTAATCATTCATGATTTGATCATATGGTCAagattttctctctcattctcttATAATAAGAATCATCTCCATCCATTATGTGAGAGTGAGCGGAGCAAGTTTTGAACAGACAACCGTATCGGAAATGGAATTGGTGTCAAGTAAAGTCTATTTAAAATTAGTCACAACTTcataattgttttaattttgaccATAGATCCATGGGTCAAGAATAACCCTGGTACTCTAACATACAAATGACACTTTTCGGCATATTGTCACTCAAATCCATACATAAAACTTATACTTTGAACTCATAATTACCTGCAATTGAGGGTCCTAGAGCAATTATACATGCACCAGTTAATGTTGCCAGGTCAATTATCTGAAGAGCAGTAAACCAATATGTTAGCAGAATTCTACAACCATAGCAGTAGATAGCGGCACTAGATGTTCATAAACATCAAAATCCAAATGTCAGTATTTGTTGTGTAAATCCTTTTAAACAGAACTGAACTGGAACTCCGATTCTTCCTTTTAATTCAACAGGACAAATTGGATTGGTTTTGAACATTTTCTCTAattcttaataaaaatgaaataattaattacCAAATTTATCAAACATGTGATAATGATTGTTAAACCAATCAATTAAGACTTTTGGGAATATTAGAAAGTTGTAGAAGGATGGCTGCATACCTTATCCACACCTTGGTTACAAGTATACACCAGAGCATCAGCCAGAGTAAGCCTACCCTCAGCATCTGTGTTGTTAACCTGTACAATAGGATATGCTGACTTTATAATTGTAACAAACAAGCAAGGCCAAAACTTGAGTTCGGTGACTTTTTGTACAACAATTATTATACTTCTGCCATTATATAGATTTATGCTGTCAAAACTTGAGTTCATTCACTTGCATTTGTATAAAATGTATTCATGCGATAGTGTGGGAAATATCACTAGCATAGATATGCAACTATACACTTAGAACGATTCTTCTTCTTAACGCTTGACAACATTTTAGTaggcttaaaaaaaataacagattAACTCACTTATATCGAGTCATATAAAAAACGGAAATTCTCCCGAATCTTTTCAAATTAATACATCCTGGACATTGACAACGATATTTGGACGACTTATACGAAAAGATGTGTGGGATAAGCTTATGTCTCAACAAGCCATGAACAGTACAAGACCTATGTTACGAACAATataatttaatgaaactgtCATAATTAGTAATTACATCTGgaactttttttgaaggatttatcGTAAGTACATATCAGTATGGATCAATTATTATAATGGAGAGATTGGAAAATCAATAATTTAAACAGagatttttgttataaaaagtATATGAAAGTATATATCAGGTGAAattgggtttagggtttagggagTAGTGTCAGTGTAAATAAGATTAGTGATTAGTCCTTTCTGTCATCATATTTGTTTAACTTCCCTCCTATATCAACAAACCTTATCATAGgttttcttacaaaaaaattgaaaagatcaGATAGTAGTGATTaaagcaaaatcaaaatatgcaaaatagagaaaaacacATGTCAccataaatataaacataaacccTCACCTCTATAGTTTTTCCATTGGAAGCTGTGACAATGTCTCCAGGCCTCATACCTGTTCCACTTATCATATTCTCACAAGCTGCAACTATAAAATGAACCTGCACAAGCACAACATTTTGAACATGGAAATAAGAACAACCCTATCCATAACATTGGTGGATGAAGATGCACTATACACTATAGGCATTCTACTACAACCAAATACACCAAAACAATCGGCATAAACTGCTCACTACAACAAAATTGTGTTTTCATATTGCCACCAAAACCTTTATATTCAACAGTGAAATTAAGAAACAATTAAATATGGGGAGTCCCCCCCTCAATATGCACCCAAATAAAGAGATACAGTGGTGGACCCTTTTACTTTTACCTGCTATAgcttgtttttgtaattttgtttttattatagaattaaaattttaacataattttttgtacAGAAGACCCATA
Proteins encoded in this window:
- the LOC25488370 gene encoding AP2-like ethylene-responsive transcription factor At1g16060, which gives rise to MAKLSQQQTQKNNARNNNNLKATNTVVVDNKVKRTRRSVPRDSPIQRSSIYRGVTRHRWTGRYEAHLWDKNCWNESQNKKGRQVYLGAYDDEEAAAHAYDLAALKYWGPDTILNFPLCTYEIQLREMEDQSREEYIGSLRRKSSGFSRGVSKYRGVARHHHNGRWEARIGRVFGNKYLYLGTYATQEEAATAYDMAAIEYRGLNAVTNFDLSRYIKWLKPNHNNDINKISTKLIDSNPTCETSFMQKFTNQEQQGHNFIHAQDESLNNNGDEAAITQPRTTGTTSALGLLLQSSKFKEMMEMTNAADLSPTPQKSYTFPNDIQTYFQCDINSSTTKYGEGDDLFHDLNSFVPPLFDSDDFDLCLKV